The Triticum aestivum cultivar Chinese Spring chromosome 7B, IWGSC CS RefSeq v2.1, whole genome shotgun sequence genome window below encodes:
- the LOC123160071 gene encoding peroxidase 47 — protein MGAVKNLVKLLILVEVAVALAGPGVAALSMDYYGMNCPFAEYIVRSVVSEAVMGDPTLAAGLLRLHFHDCFVQGCDASVLLDAAPGSKAEKDALANKSLRGFEVIDKIKDTLEAQCPGVVTCADILALAARDAVLMVGGPYYDVPQGRRDGRRSVDTDTLTALPSPFLNASALITLFGTHGFNVQDMVALSGGHTLGVAHCPSFTPRLKFEASTLDAGFASSLAATCSKGGDSASATFDRTSTAFDGVYFKELQQRRGLLSSDQTLYESPETQRLVNMFAMNQGYFFYAFAQGMGKMGQIDLKEGDRGEVRKSCRVVNKPSW, from the exons ATGGGTGCTGTCAAGAACCTTGTGAAGCTCTTGATCCTCGTCGAGGTGGCCGTGGCCCTGGCGGGGCCCGGCGTCGCCGCGCTCAGCATGGACTACTACGGCATGAACTGCCCGTTCGCCGAGTACATCGTCCGGAGCGTCGTGAGTGAGGCCGTCATGGGCGACCCcaccctcgccgccggcctccttcGGCTCCACTTCCATGACTGCTTCGTCCAG GGATGCGACGCGTCCGTGCTTCTGGACGCGGCGCCGGGCAGCAAGGCGGAGAAGGACGCGCTGGCGAACAAGAGCCTGCGCGGGTTCGAGGTGATCGACAAGATCAAGGACACCCTCGAGGCTCAGTGCCCCGGCGTCGTCACCTGCGCCGACATCCTCGCGCTGGCCGCCAGGGACGCCGTGCTCATGGTCGGCGGCCCCTACTACGACGTGCCCCAGGGCCGGCGCGACGGGAGACGCTCCGTCGACACCGACACGCTGACCGCGCTCCCGTCGCCGTTCCTCAACGCCTCGGCGCTCATCACCCTCTTCGGCACCCACGGCTTCAACGTGCAGGACATGGTGGCGCTCTCCGGCGGGCACACCCTGGGCGTGGCGCACTGCCCGTCGTTCACGCCCCGCCTCAAGTTCGAGGCGTCCACGCTGGACGCCGGGTTCGCGTCGTCGCTGGCGGCCACGTGCAGCAAGGGCGGGGACTCGGCGTCGGCGACGTTCGACCGGACGAGCACGGCCTTCGACGGCGTCTACTTCAAGGAGCTGCAGCAGCGGAGGGGCCTGCTGAGCTCGGACCAGACGCTGTACGAGTCgccggagacgcagcggctggtGAACATGTTCGCCATGAACCAGGGCTACTTCTTCTACGCGTTCGCGCAGGGGATGGGGAAGATGGGGCAGATCGACCTCAAGGAGGGTGACCGCGGCGAGGTCAGGAAATCATGCAGGGTCGTCAACAAGCCCAGCTGGTAA